Proteins encoded together in one Cyprinus carpio isolate SPL01 chromosome B14, ASM1834038v1, whole genome shotgun sequence window:
- the itk gene encoding tyrosine-protein kinase ITK/TSK produces the protein MYPRVILKETLFKKSQQKRRTSPCNYKERIFVLNTQELTYYEHRPGKKPTQKGCIELSHIKCVEIVRSDVPIPCDYKYPFQVAHDSYYLYVFAPDNDCRLKWVRALKEATQNNTLFLKYHPDFWGEGKWRCCHQTEKLATGCSEYYPNGAKPLPPTPDPMRRSSDPEERIVVALRNFSPEEDTDLPLHKDEEYFVIDSSELNWWTVRDKNGNVGTVPCIYIAEKISNNIDTFEWYNKDTTRTEAESLLMRENKDGGFMVRDSKHPGVYTVSIFSRVSGTDGEKYPLVKHYQIKVQREGEKVMYYLAEKYVFPTIPELIRYHQHNPAGLITRLRHCVSRNVKNPRIKELSSDKWEIHPDELTLSEELGSGQFGLVWKGSWNDLQVAVKTVREGFMSEEEFKEEAQVMMKLSHNKLVQLYGVVTLRSPIYLVFEFMENGCLTDFLRARKGSFSQEVLLGMCLDVSEGMAYLDSSNFIHRDLAARNCLVSEDNVVKISDFGMTRFVLDDQYTSSFGSKFPVRWSSPEVIKFGKYSSKSDVWSFGVFMWEVYSEGRVPYDTRSNAEVVETLNAGLRLLRPRLCPQSVYELMQWSWKEKPEDRPTFALLLHELSCLEQEP, from the exons ATGTACCCAAGGGTCATCCTAAAGGAAACACTGTTCAAGAAATCACAACAGAAGAGAAGAACTTCGCCATGCAATTACAAAGAGAGGATTTTTGTGCTAAACACACAGGAATTGACATACTATGAACATCGTCCTGGG AAAAAGCCAACTCAGAAAGGCTGCATCGAACTGTCTCATATCAAGTGTGTGGAGATCGTTCGCAGTGATGTTCCCATTCCCTGTGATTACAAGTATCCTTTCCAG GTCGCCCATGACAGCTACTATCTGTATGTGTTTGCTCCAGACAACGACTGCAGGTTAAAATGGGTCAGAGCTCTGAAAGAAG CGACGCAAAATAACACCTTATTTCTGAAGTACCATCCTGACTTCTGGGGAGAAGGGAAATGGAGATGTTGTCATCAGACTGAGAAGCTGGCGACGGGATGCAGTGAATACTATCCCAATGGAG CCAAACCACTTCCCCCAACTCCAGATCCCATG CGCCGATCTTCAGATCCAGAGGAGAGGATTGTTGTTGCTTTGAGGAATTTCAGCCCTGAAGAAGATACAGACCTGCCTCTGCATAAAGATGAAGAGTATTTTGTCATTGATAGTTCAGAACTAAACTGGTGGACTGTGAGGGACAAAAACGG AAATGTTGGCACGGTGCCGTGCatatatattgcagaaaaaatatcaaacaacatcGATACATTTGA ATGGTACAATAAAGACACAACTCGGACCGAGGCAGAGAGCTTACTAATGAGAGAG AACAAGGACGGGGGATTCATGGTTCGTGACTCTAAACATCCAGGTGTATACACCGTGTCAATATTTTCCAGAGTCTCAGG GACTGATGGAGAGAAGTATCCCCTAGTTAAGCACTACCAGATCAAAGTACAAAGAGAAGGTGAAAAGGTCATGTATTACTTAGCTGAGAAATACGTGTTCCCGACCATTCCAGAGCTCATCCGCTATCATCAACACAATCCAGCAG GTTTAATAACCAGATTGAGGCATTGTGTGTCAAGAAATGTCAAAAACCCAAGGATCAAGGAGTTGTCATCAG ATAAATGGGAGATTCACCCTGATGAATTGACATTAAGCGAGGAATTGGGCAGTGGGCAGTTTGGCTTGGTCTGGAAGGGAAGCTGGAATGACCTGCAGGTGGCAGTTAAGACTGTCCGAGAGGGTTTCATGTCAGAGGAGGAGTTTAAGGAGGAAGCACAAGTGATGAT GAAACTGTCCCACAATAAGCTGGTCCAGTTGTATGGTGTGGTCACTCTTCGCTCACCCATCTATCTGGTATTTGAATTCATGGAGAACGGCTGCCTGACAGACTTTTTGCGTGCCAGGAAAGGCAGTTTCTCCCAGGAGGTCCTGCTGGGGATGTGTTTGGATGTGAGTGAGGGGATGGCCTACCTGGATAGCTCCAACTTCATCCACAGAGACTTG GCTGCAAGAAATTGTTTGGTTTCTGAAGATAATGTGGTGAAGATATCAGATTTTGGAATGACAAG GTTTGTCCTAGATGATCAATACACCAGTTCTTTTGGGTCCAAATTTCCAGTGAGATGGTCCTCTCCAGAGGTGATCAAATTCGGGAAGTATAGCAGCAAATCAGACGTGTGGTCATTTG GTGTGTTTATGTGGGAGGTGTACAGTGAGGGCCGTGTGCCCTATGATACCCGCAGTAATGCAGAGGTAGTGGAGACCCTAAATGCAGGCCTGCGGCTCCTGAGACCCCGCCTCTGTCCACAGAGTGTGTACGAGTTAATGCAGTGGAGCTGGAAAGAG AAACCTGAGGATCGACCCACGTTTGCTCTGCTCCTGCATGAACTGTCGTGCCTTGAACAAGAACCTTGA
- the med7 gene encoding mediator of RNA polymerase II transcription subunit 7 has protein sequence MGEPQQVSALPPPPMQYIKEYTDENVRKGLAPKPPPPIRDSYMMFGNQFQCDDLIIRPLESQGIERLHPMQFDHKRELKKLNMSILVNFLDLLDILIKSPGSIKREEKLEDLKLLFVHIHHLINEYRPHQARETLRVMMEVQKRQRLETAERFQKHLERVVEMIQGCLASLPDDLPQPSSSNVGEAGGAASAGESRLKTEPMDLNETGVSCMVAQTDKNVPSKKDKVWDKDAAMCRIIDEMT, from the coding sequence ATGGGGGAGCCACAGCAGGTCAGTGCTCTTCCACCTCCTCCGATGCAGTACATCAAGGAGTACACGGATGAAAATGTGCGAAAGGGACTGGCCCCCAAACCCCCTCCTCCTATTCGAGACAGTTACATGATGTTTGGCAATCAGTTCCAGTGCGATGATCTCATTATTCGACCACTGGAGAGCCAAGGCATCGAGCGCCTTCACCCTATGCAGTTTGACCACAAAAGAGAGCTGAAGAAACTAAATATGTCCATCCTGGTCAACTTTCTGGACCTTCTGGACATCCTCATCAAAAGCCCAGGCAGCATTAAGCGAGAGGAGAAGCTGGAGGACTTGAAACTCCTTTTTGTGCACATACATCACCTTATCAATGAGTACCGTCCCCACCAGGCCAGAGAGACGCTACGGGTCATGATGGAGGTTCAGAAGAGACAGAGACTGGAGACGGCTGAGCGTTTCCAGAAGCATCTGGAGCGGGTGGTGGAGATGATCCAGGGGTGTCTTGCCTCGCTGCCTGATGATTTGCCACAACCCAGCAGCTCTAACGTGGGAGAGGCTGGTGGCGCGGCGTCAGCTGGAGAATCCAGACTGAAAACTGAGCCTATGGATCTAAATGAGACGGGTGTTAGCTGCATGGTTGCACAAACAGACAAGAATGTGCCCAGTAAGAAAGACAAAGTGTGGGATAAGGATGCTGCAATGTGCCGTATTATTGATGAGATGACTTGA